The following coding sequences lie in one Eubacterium ventriosum genomic window:
- a CDS encoding 5'-methylthioadenosine/adenosylhomocysteine nucleosidase, giving the protein MLGIIGAMDVEVNSIKSELENVEIKNIAAMDFYKGTLAGKEVVAVKCGIGKVNAAICAQILVSVFGVSALVNTGVAGSLNNDINICDIVVSTSALEHDMDVTPLGYAKGVIPDMDQSEFKADENLIKLAKDSAEEAGLDVKIFEGKVVSGDQFIGTHEAKVYLRDTFNGDCAEMEGASIAHTAYLNKTPYVVIRAISDKADGGAQMDYPTFEAKAAENSIKLINCMIKNY; this is encoded by the coding sequence ATGCTAGGAATAATAGGCGCTATGGACGTAGAGGTCAATAGCATTAAATCAGAATTAGAAAACGTAGAAATCAAGAATATTGCCGCAATGGACTTTTACAAAGGCACCCTTGCCGGCAAGGAAGTAGTAGCTGTAAAATGTGGTATCGGCAAGGTTAACGCAGCCATTTGTGCACAGATACTTGTAAGTGTATTTGGGGTAAGTGCCTTAGTTAACACAGGTGTTGCCGGCTCACTTAACAATGATATTAACATTTGCGACATTGTAGTTTCAACAAGTGCGTTAGAACACGACATGGACGTTACACCTTTAGGATATGCCAAAGGGGTAATTCCAGATATGGACCAGTCAGAGTTTAAGGCAGATGAGAACCTTATTAAACTTGCAAAGGACAGCGCAGAGGAAGCAGGGCTTGACGTTAAAATTTTTGAAGGCAAGGTAGTTTCAGGTGACCAGTTTATTGGAACACATGAAGCAAAGGTTTATTTAAGAGATACCTTTAATGGTGACTGTGCAGAAATGGAAGGAGCTTCAATCGCCCACACTGCATATTTAAATAAAACACCTTATGTTGTAATTAGAGCAATCTCTGACAAAGCAGACGGTGGAGCACAGATGGATTATCCTACTTTTGAAGCAAAAGCAGCAGAAAATTCAATTAAACTTATAAATTGTATGATTAAAAATTATTAG
- a CDS encoding HAD family hydrolase: MDNIKIIFFDIDGTLIDMEKKCVTEKMLETLRRLQEKGIGVNKVLEYYGIDKSQAMAFGDGNNDIEMFEQVGHPIAMGNASDDLKAISEQICGHVAEDGIYYFCKENNLI, encoded by the coding sequence ATGGATAACATTAAAATCATATTTTTTGACATAGACGGAACACTAATCGATATGGAAAAGAAATGTGTTACGGAAAAGATGCTTGAAACACTAAGAAGATTACAGGAAAAAGGCATTGGCGTAAATAAAGTTCTTGAATACTATGGCATAGACAAGTCTCAGGCAATGGCTTTCGGTGACGGCAATAATGACATTGAAATGTTTGAACAAGTTGGACATCCTATAGCAATGGGAAATGCATCTGATGATTTAAAAGCCATATCAGAGCAGATTTGCGGTCATGTTGCGGAAGATGGAATTTACTATTTTTGTAAGGAAAACAATTTAATCTAA
- a CDS encoding glucose-6-phosphate isomerase: protein MAKVTFDYSKAESFISNDEVNSMKEIAENAKKVLVERTGAGNDFLGWIDLPVDYDKEEFDRIKKAAAKIQSDSEVLIVIGIGGSYLGARAAIEFLRHGFYNNVPKKVRKTPEIYYAGNSISPSYLQGLLDVVGDRDFSVNIISKSGTTTEPAIAFRVFKEKLEKKYGKEEAAKRIYATTDAKKGALKGLATAEGYESFVVPDDVGGRFSVLTAVGLLPIAVSGADIDKLMEGAASGREKALNNAFEENDAMKYAAIRNILLRKGKLIEVTANYEPSLHYFGEWWKQLYGESEGKDQKGIFPAAVDLTTDLHSMGQFIQDGSRTMFETVINIEKSRASVVIDEDPEDLDGLNYLAGKDMDFVNKSAMNGTILAHTDGNVPNLMVRVPEQNEFYLGELFYMYEFACGVSGYILGVNPFNQPGVESYKKNMFALLGKPGYEDMTEALLKRL from the coding sequence ATGGCTAAAGTTACATTTGATTATTCAAAGGCTGAATCATTTATCTCAAATGATGAAGTTAACAGCATGAAAGAAATTGCCGAAAACGCAAAAAAAGTTTTAGTTGAAAGAACAGGGGCAGGTAATGATTTCCTTGGATGGATTGATTTGCCGGTTGATTACGATAAAGAAGAATTTGACAGAATCAAGAAAGCAGCAGCAAAGATTCAGAGCGATTCAGAAGTACTTATCGTTATAGGTATTGGTGGTTCTTATCTTGGAGCAAGAGCTGCAATTGAATTTTTAAGACATGGTTTTTACAACAATGTGCCTAAGAAAGTAAGAAAGACACCTGAAATCTACTATGCAGGTAATAGCATTAGCCCTTCATACTTACAGGGATTACTTGATGTAGTTGGAGATAGAGATTTCTCAGTTAACATTATTTCTAAGTCTGGTACAACAACAGAACCAGCTATCGCTTTCAGAGTTTTCAAAGAAAAACTCGAAAAGAAATATGGAAAAGAAGAAGCTGCAAAGAGAATTTATGCAACAACTGATGCTAAGAAGGGTGCATTAAAAGGACTTGCAACAGCAGAAGGATACGAAAGCTTCGTAGTTCCTGATGATGTTGGAGGACGTTTCTCAGTTCTTACAGCAGTAGGTTTATTACCAATTGCAGTAAGTGGTGCTGACATTGACAAGTTAATGGAAGGTGCAGCAAGCGGAAGAGAGAAAGCATTAAACAACGCATTCGAAGAAAATGATGCAATGAAATATGCAGCAATTAGAAATATATTATTAAGAAAAGGTAAGCTTATCGAAGTTACAGCTAACTACGAACCAAGTCTTCATTACTTTGGTGAATGGTGGAAACAGTTGTACGGCGAAAGCGAAGGAAAAGACCAGAAGGGTATTTTCCCGGCAGCAGTTGACCTTACAACAGACCTTCACTCAATGGGACAGTTCATTCAGGACGGTTCAAGAACAATGTTTGAAACAGTAATCAACATTGAAAAGTCAAGAGCTTCAGTAGTTATCGACGAAGATCCTGAAGATTTAGACGGACTTAACTACTTAGCAGGTAAGGATATGGATTTTGTAAACAAGAGTGCCATGAACGGTACAATTCTTGCTCACACAGATGGAAATGTTCCTAACCTTATGGTAAGGGTTCCTGAACAGAACGAATTTTACCTTGGTGAATTATTCTATATGTATGAATTTGCATGTGGCGTAAGTGGTTACATTCTTGGAGTTAATCCATTTAACCAGCCTGGTGTAGAAAGCTACAAGAAGAATATGTTCGCATTACTTGGCAAGCCGGGATACGAAGATATGACAGAAGCATTATTAAAGAGATTATAA
- a CDS encoding LacI family DNA-binding transcriptional regulator has product MSKKSVSIKDIAKLAGVSIATVSRVINRNGKVAPETEKKILQVMEENHYVPNLLAKGFRTQKFTTIGIIVPDISIEFFSKIAKKVQTIFFERGYATIICNTNEDYKMERQCINMLQAQHVGGIIHIVSVTTEKEKKTSIPTVYIDREPAYGNTKKDMVLIESDNVSGGYQATNEMIKKGCKNIICFCPKDKGSTHIKRWEGYCKAMEETGGKPRLVSLDNVSEVDAYEKAIELFGKDKEIDGVFATTDLIAIGVLKALKELKIKVPSQVKVFGYDNSLLSEIATTPIATVEQPIELMSEKAAEMLEKLMDGERPKESHIVVPVKLVKRKTGK; this is encoded by the coding sequence ATGAGTAAAAAAAGTGTTTCCATAAAAGATATTGCAAAATTAGCAGGGGTGTCAATTGCTACTGTTTCAAGGGTAATTAACCGGAATGGAAAGGTTGCACCTGAAACTGAAAAGAAAATATTGCAGGTTATGGAAGAAAACCACTATGTACCTAATCTTTTGGCAAAAGGTTTTAGAACTCAGAAATTCACAACAATCGGAATAATTGTTCCTGATATTTCCATTGAATTTTTTAGCAAAATAGCAAAAAAAGTTCAAACTATTTTTTTTGAAAGAGGATATGCAACCATAATATGTAACACCAATGAGGATTACAAAATGGAACGCCAGTGCATTAATATGCTTCAGGCTCAGCACGTAGGGGGGATTATTCATATAGTCTCCGTTACAACCGAGAAGGAGAAAAAGACTTCAATACCTACGGTTTATATAGACAGAGAACCGGCGTATGGAAACACCAAAAAGGATATGGTTCTTATTGAAAGCGACAACGTGTCAGGTGGATATCAGGCAACAAACGAAATGATTAAAAAAGGTTGCAAAAATATAATTTGTTTTTGCCCTAAGGATAAAGGCTCAACACATATAAAAAGATGGGAAGGCTATTGTAAGGCAATGGAAGAAACAGGAGGTAAGCCACGATTAGTAAGTCTTGACAATGTATCGGAGGTGGATGCTTACGAGAAAGCCATAGAACTATTCGGGAAAGACAAAGAGATTGATGGAGTTTTTGCCACAACTGACCTTATTGCCATAGGTGTATTAAAGGCATTAAAAGAATTAAAAATAAAGGTGCCTTCTCAGGTAAAAGTATTCGGCTATGATAATAGCCTGTTATCAGAGATTGCTACAACACCTATAGCTACGGTGGAACAGCCGATAGAGTTAATGTCTGAAAAAGCAGCTGAAATGTTGGAAAAACTAATGGACGGAGAAAGACCGAAAGAAAGCCATATTGTGGTTCCGGTGAAATTAGTGAAAAGAAAAACAGGAAAATAA
- the rpe gene encoding ribulose-phosphate 3-epimerase, with the protein MEKLLCPSMMCANYRNLEKEVNDLIEAGVDIFHIDIMDGQFVPNFGMGLQDVEYICKASTIPVDAHLMIENPGNYVEKFAKLGIDIIYIHPESDVHPTRTLQSIIDLGVKPGIAINPGTAVETIKPLLPFVDYVMVMSVNPGFSGQKYISSVDEKIAQLVELKEKYGYEVMLDGACSPERVETLSKVGVKGFILGTSALFGKEKSYKEIVKELRSL; encoded by the coding sequence ATGGAAAAATTATTATGTCCATCAATGATGTGTGCAAATTACAGAAACTTGGAGAAGGAAGTTAATGATTTAATTGAAGCAGGGGTAGATATCTTCCATATTGATATTATGGACGGACAGTTTGTTCCAAACTTTGGAATGGGATTACAGGATGTGGAGTATATTTGCAAAGCATCAACAATACCTGTTGATGCACATTTGATGATTGAAAATCCTGGCAACTATGTTGAGAAGTTTGCAAAATTGGGAATTGACATTATTTATATTCATCCCGAATCAGATGTACATCCAACAAGAACATTACAGTCAATTATAGACTTGGGCGTAAAGCCGGGCATTGCAATTAATCCGGGAACAGCGGTAGAAACAATTAAGCCATTGTTACCATTTGTGGATTATGTAATGGTAATGAGTGTTAATCCGGGATTCTCAGGACAGAAGTACATCTCTTCAGTAGATGAAAAGATTGCACAGCTAGTAGAATTAAAAGAAAAATATGGCTACGAGGTAATGCTTGATGGTGCATGCTCACCTGAAAGAGTGGAAACTTTAAGCAAGGTTGGTGTTAAAGGATTTATCCTTGGAACATCAGCATTATTTGGCAAGGAAAAATCTTATAAAGAGATTGTTAAAGAGTTAAGAAGCTTGTAG
- the alsK gene encoding allose kinase, with amino-acid sequence MNNECVIGIDIGGTNIRIGRTDENDQLVDFERVSSKETFKDGNISESLIEVLKNYLDKYCKNVQVKQIAIGIPATLSSDRKQILQVPNIKGMDGLFLGKELEENLGIPVVLEKDVNMLYYWDKYDKKLSDEGVGIGVYIGTGVGNAIFINGKPLAGKDGVAGELGHIPMIGGTSQCGCGNLGCSECYASGWKLVELKEEYYPDVDMNDLFVKKSNDTVLKNFVDNIACVACTEINILNPDSIIFGGGVINMKGFPKDYLEERLYVHARKPYPAESLEIQYSEDKVDNGVKGAIIFAKTLLEK; translated from the coding sequence ATGAATAATGAATGTGTAATTGGTATTGATATTGGCGGAACTAATATAAGAATCGGGCGTACTGATGAAAATGATCAGCTTGTGGATTTTGAAAGGGTTTCAAGCAAGGAAACATTTAAGGACGGAAACATATCAGAAAGTTTGATTGAAGTTTTAAAGAATTATCTTGATAAGTATTGCAAGAATGTGCAGGTTAAGCAGATTGCAATTGGAATCCCTGCAACTTTAAGTTCAGACAGAAAGCAGATTCTTCAGGTTCCTAACATAAAAGGAATGGATGGTCTTTTTCTTGGAAAAGAATTAGAAGAAAATCTTGGCATTCCTGTTGTATTGGAAAAAGACGTAAATATGTTATATTACTGGGATAAGTATGATAAAAAGCTTAGTGATGAAGGTGTAGGCATTGGTGTTTACATTGGCACAGGAGTGGGTAATGCAATATTTATCAATGGAAAACCACTGGCAGGCAAAGATGGTGTGGCAGGAGAACTTGGTCACATTCCAATGATCGGTGGAACAAGTCAATGTGGCTGTGGAAACCTTGGCTGCTCAGAGTGTTATGCGTCAGGTTGGAAGTTGGTTGAGTTGAAAGAGGAATACTATCCTGATGTAGATATGAATGATTTGTTTGTAAAGAAAAGCAATGATACGGTGCTAAAGAATTTTGTGGACAATATTGCCTGCGTGGCATGCACTGAAATCAATATACTAAATCCTGACTCCATTATTTTCGGTGGCGGAGTAATTAATATGAAAGGCTTCCCTAAGGATTATTTGGAAGAAAGATTGTATGTGCATGCAAGAAAACCGTATCCGGCAGAAAGCCTTGAAATCCAGTACTCAGAAGATAAAGTAGACAACGGAGTAAAAGGCGCAATAATATTTGCAAAAACATTGTTAGAAAAATAG
- a CDS encoding substrate-binding domain-containing protein — protein sequence MRKSKLLTVLVAAAIGVSMVGCGSSGGSSSSGSGGSSSGGDVANKDKPLCWYNRQPSNSSTGELDKTALTFNDKTYYVGFDANQGAELQGQMVVDYIKKHIDKIDRNGDGVIGYVLAIGDIGHNDSIARTCGVRSQLGTAVDKDGSVDSSPAGTNVDGTSKVVKDAKLEVNGKTYTIRELASQEMKNSAGATWDAATAGNAIGTWTASFGKQIDVVVSNNDGMGMSMFNAWAKDNKVPTFGYDANSDAVAAIAEGYGGTISQHADVQAYLTLRVLRNALDGVDVDTGIGTADDAGNCLTKDEDYRYSEEERSYYALNVAVTEDNYKDFTDSTKIYDKVSKQLDASKSPEKKVWLNIYNASDNFLSSTYQPLLEKYDDLLNLKVDYIGGDGQTESNITNRLGNPSEYDAFAINMVKTDNAASYTSILSK from the coding sequence ATGAGAAAATCAAAATTATTAACAGTGTTGGTAGCAGCAGCAATTGGAGTTTCAATGGTAGGATGTGGTTCATCAGGAGGAAGTTCAAGTAGTGGAAGTGGCGGAAGCAGTTCAGGCGGAGACGTAGCCAATAAGGACAAGCCTTTATGTTGGTACAATCGTCAGCCATCAAACAGTTCAACAGGTGAACTTGATAAGACAGCACTTACATTTAATGACAAAACATATTATGTAGGATTTGATGCTAATCAGGGTGCGGAACTTCAGGGACAGATGGTTGTTGATTACATTAAAAAACACATTGATAAAATTGATAGAAACGGAGACGGAGTAATCGGATATGTACTTGCAATTGGTGATATCGGACATAATGATTCAATAGCACGTACATGTGGTGTTCGTTCACAGCTTGGAACAGCAGTAGACAAAGATGGAAGCGTTGATTCATCACCTGCAGGAACAAACGTTGATGGAACATCAAAAGTAGTTAAAGATGCAAAATTAGAAGTTAACGGAAAAACATATACAATCAGAGAACTTGCTTCTCAGGAAATGAAAAACTCAGCCGGAGCAACATGGGATGCAGCAACAGCAGGTAACGCAATTGGAACATGGACAGCTTCATTTGGTAAACAGATTGATGTAGTTGTTTCTAATAACGATGGTATGGGAATGTCAATGTTCAATGCATGGGCAAAGGACAACAAAGTTCCAACATTTGGATATGATGCTAACAGCGATGCAGTAGCAGCAATTGCAGAAGGCTACGGCGGAACAATTTCACAGCACGCAGACGTACAGGCATACCTTACACTTAGAGTTCTTCGTAATGCACTTGATGGTGTAGATGTAGATACAGGTATCGGTACAGCAGATGATGCAGGAAACTGCCTTACAAAGGATGAAGATTACAGATACAGCGAAGAAGAAAGATCATATTACGCATTAAACGTAGCTGTAACAGAAGACAATTATAAAGACTTTACAGATTCAACAAAGATTTATGACAAGGTTTCAAAACAGCTTGATGCAAGTAAGAGTCCTGAAAAGAAAGTATGGCTTAACATTTACAATGCATCAGATAACTTCCTTAGCTCAACATATCAGCCATTACTTGAAAAGTATGATGATCTTCTTAACCTTAAAGTAGATTACATCGGTGGTGATGGTCAGACAGAATCAAATATTACAAACCGTTTAGGTAACCCTAGCGAATATGATGCATTTGCAATTAACATGGTTAAAACAGATAATGCAGCTTCATATACATCAATTCTTTCAAAATAG
- a CDS encoding sugar ABC transporter ATP-binding protein, which translates to MAGDKNEYILSINGMSKSFGRNKVLKHISLNVKPGSIMGLMGENGAGKSTMMKCLFGTYQKDEGTIILDGKEVNFSGPKEALENGVAMVHQELNQCLERSVVDNLFLGRYPKNSMGVVDEGRMKKEASDLFRKLGITVNMTQPMKKMSVSQRQMCEIAKAISYNSKVIVLDEPTSSLTAPEVEKLFKMMRQLKEQGISLIYISHKMDEIFEICDQISVLRDGSLVMTKDSKDTDMNELISAMVGRSLDNRFPPVDNKPGEVIFSVENLSTKYAPKLQNISFDIRKGEIFGLYGLVGAGRTELLETIFGMRTRAAGNVIYDGKIMNFTSTKDAMDHGFALITEERKANGLFLKGDITFNTTIANMNHYKKGIALSKDEMVRATANEIKVMHTKCMGPDDMISSLSGGNQQKAIFGRWLERSPNIFMMDDPTRGIDVGAKYEIYELIINMAKQGKTIIVVSSEMPEILGITNRIGVMSNGHLAGIVNTKETDQEELLRLSAKYL; encoded by the coding sequence ATGGCAGGAGATAAGAATGAATACATCTTGTCGATTAATGGAATGAGCAAATCATTTGGCCGAAATAAGGTTTTAAAACATATTAGTTTAAATGTTAAACCGGGGTCTATCATGGGACTTATGGGTGAAAACGGAGCCGGAAAATCGACAATGATGAAATGTCTCTTCGGAACTTATCAAAAGGACGAAGGAACGATAATATTAGATGGAAAAGAAGTAAACTTTTCAGGTCCTAAAGAAGCACTGGAAAATGGTGTGGCAATGGTACATCAGGAACTTAACCAGTGCCTTGAGAGAAGTGTTGTAGATAATTTGTTTTTAGGAAGATATCCTAAGAACTCAATGGGCGTAGTTGATGAAGGAAGAATGAAAAAAGAAGCTTCAGACTTATTCAGAAAACTTGGAATTACAGTTAATATGACTCAGCCAATGAAGAAAATGTCTGTATCACAAAGACAGATGTGTGAAATAGCAAAAGCTATATCATACAATTCAAAAGTAATTGTACTTGATGAACCTACATCATCACTAACAGCACCGGAAGTTGAAAAGTTATTTAAGATGATGAGACAGTTGAAAGAACAGGGAATCTCATTAATATACATATCACACAAAATGGATGAAATATTCGAAATTTGTGATCAGATTTCAGTTTTACGAGATGGAAGTCTTGTTATGACAAAAGACAGCAAAGACACAGATATGAATGAACTTATTTCAGCAATGGTTGGACGTTCACTTGATAACAGATTTCCACCTGTAGATAATAAGCCGGGAGAAGTTATTTTCTCAGTGGAAAATTTGTCTACTAAATACGCACCTAAACTTCAGAATATATCATTTGACATAAGAAAAGGAGAAATCTTCGGATTATATGGACTTGTAGGTGCAGGAAGAACGGAATTACTTGAAACAATATTTGGAATGCGTACAAGAGCAGCAGGAAATGTAATTTATGATGGAAAAATAATGAATTTTACATCAACAAAGGATGCAATGGATCATGGCTTTGCACTTATAACAGAAGAAAGAAAGGCCAATGGCTTATTCTTAAAGGGAGACATTACATTTAATACTACTATTGCAAATATGAATCACTACAAAAAAGGTATAGCATTATCCAAAGATGAAATGGTTCGTGCAACGGCAAATGAAATAAAAGTTATGCATACTAAATGTATGGGACCGGATGATATGATTTCAAGCCTTTCAGGTGGTAATCAGCAGAAAGCAATATTTGGAAGATGGCTTGAACGTTCACCTAATATCTTTATGATGGATGATCCAACAAGAGGTATTGATGTTGGAGCCAAATACGAAATATATGAATTGATTATAAACATGGCAAAACAGGGAAAAACAATTATAGTTGTTTCATCTGAAATGCCGGAAATTTTAGGTATAACTAATAGAATAGGCGTTATGTCTAATGGACATTTGGCAGGAATAGTTAACACTAAAGAAACAGATCAGGAAGAATTATTAAGACTTAGTGCTAAGTATTTGTAA
- a CDS encoding galactose/methyl galactoside ABC transporter permease MglC — MAEKGFILSAEEELKLREPIDEYIGKIQEQIDALRLDGTDKVRSLKNHIAVVKESKNLSKEEKTKIIENDKKVLEEANAVESRNKDKVNKLIAEAEDYLSKNYNSQYYNKVVNSCEAEKEAEKKEYERICAVLKEEHTAQLSKLSDPDEIKDEKYVYKNKIYDVKMAHESKCQEIKDRKHDAFLHKYHLIDLLRMSKYTFVQKRAQSIENYKYSFNLAQFLYKNGLYIVIVLIFIGLCAVTPIVKNTQLLTYTNILNILQQASPRMFLALGVAGLILLTGTDLSVGRMVGMGMVASTIIMHNGINTGGVFGHIFDFSSMGPVNRAILALVVCIVLTTFFAMIAGFFMARFKMHPFISTMANMLIIFGLVTYATKGVSFGAIDQAIPNIFIPQIGGFPTIILWALVAIAIVWFIWNKTTFGKNLFAVGGNPEAAAVSGISVFKVTMGAFILAGILYGFGSWLECNRMIGSGSAAYGQGWDMDAIAACVVGGVSFTGGIGKISGVVTGVLIFTSLTYSLTILGIDTNLQFIFEGIIILAAVTLDCLKYVQKK, encoded by the coding sequence ATGGCAGAGAAAGGATTTATTCTTTCGGCTGAAGAGGAGTTAAAACTTCGAGAGCCCATAGATGAATATATAGGAAAAATACAGGAACAGATAGATGCTTTAAGATTAGATGGTACAGACAAAGTTAGAAGCTTAAAGAACCATATTGCAGTTGTAAAAGAAAGCAAAAATCTATCAAAAGAAGAAAAGACAAAAATTATCGAAAACGATAAAAAAGTATTAGAAGAGGCAAACGCAGTTGAAAGTCGTAATAAAGACAAAGTAAACAAATTAATTGCAGAAGCTGAAGATTATCTTTCAAAAAATTATAACAGCCAGTACTACAATAAGGTGGTTAACAGTTGTGAAGCTGAAAAAGAGGCTGAAAAGAAAGAGTATGAGAGAATTTGTGCAGTATTAAAAGAAGAACATACAGCACAGTTAAGTAAATTATCCGATCCGGATGAGATTAAAGATGAAAAATATGTTTACAAGAATAAAATATATGATGTGAAGATGGCACATGAATCAAAATGTCAGGAAATCAAAGACAGAAAACATGATGCGTTTTTACATAAGTATCATTTAATCGACTTGTTGCGAATGTCAAAATATACATTTGTACAAAAGAGAGCACAGAGTATAGAAAACTATAAGTATTCATTTAATTTAGCACAGTTTCTTTACAAGAATGGCTTGTATATTGTTATTGTTCTAATATTTATTGGATTATGTGCAGTAACTCCAATAGTAAAAAATACACAGTTGCTTACATACACAAACATACTTAACATTTTGCAACAGGCTTCCCCTAGAATGTTCCTCGCCCTTGGGGTTGCAGGATTAATCCTTTTAACAGGAACGGACCTTTCCGTAGGACGTATGGTTGGTATGGGTATGGTAGCGTCGACCATAATAATGCATAACGGTATTAATACAGGTGGAGTATTTGGCCACATATTTGACTTTTCAAGTATGGGTCCTGTAAACAGAGCAATTTTGGCATTAGTTGTCTGCATTGTACTTACAACATTCTTTGCTATGATAGCAGGATTCTTTATGGCAAGATTTAAGATGCATCCATTTATTTCAACAATGGCTAACATGCTTATTATCTTTGGTTTAGTTACATATGCAACAAAAGGTGTTTCATTCGGTGCAATTGACCAGGCAATACCTAATATTTTCATTCCTCAAATAGGTGGTTTCCCAACAATTATACTTTGGGCATTAGTTGCCATTGCAATTGTATGGTTTATCTGGAATAAAACAACTTTTGGAAAAAATCTGTTTGCTGTAGGTGGAAATCCTGAAGCAGCAGCAGTATCAGGAATCTCAGTATTCAAAGTAACTATGGGAGCATTCATTCTTGCAGGTATTCTTTATGGATTTGGTTCATGGCTTGAATGTAACAGAATGATTGGTTCAGGTAGTGCAGCATATGGACAAGGATGGGATATGGATGCAATCGCAGCCTGCGTAGTTGGTGGTGTATCATTTACAGGTGGTATTGGTAAGATTTCAGGTGTAGTAACAGGTGTTCTTATTTTCACTTCCCTTACTTATTCACTTACAATCCTTGGAATCGATACAAACCTCCAGTTTATTTTTGAAGGTATTATCATCCTTGCAGCAGTAACTCTTGACTGCCTTAAATATGTACAGAAAAAATAA